The following are encoded together in the Cryptomeria japonica unplaced genomic scaffold, Sugi_1.0 HiC_scaffold_278, whole genome shotgun sequence genome:
- the LOC131074740 gene encoding reticuline oxidase-like yields the protein MITQYQSIQYGWEIRVRSGGHSYGGLSYTSDVPFVKSQTAWVEAGATLGEVYFVISFPAGVCHTVGSGGHIAGGGLSFLSRKYGLVADNVLDTLLINASGKVMDKNTRRRRRELGSCHGGCP from the exons ATGATTACACAATATCAAAG CATACAATACGGGTGGGAGATTCGTGTGCGAAGTGGAGGACACAGCTACGGCGGGCTGTCCTACACGTCCGACGTGCCCTTCGTAAAATCACAGACGGCTTGGGTGGAAGCGGGTGCAACTTTGGGTGAAGTCTACTTTGTCATTTCGTTTCCTGCTGGGGTTTGCCACACGGTTGGATCCGGCGGTCATATTGCTGGCGGAGGGCTTAGCTTCCTGTCGAGAAAATACGGCCTTGTGGCCGATAATGTGTTGGATACACTGCTGATAAATGCGTCAGGGAAGGTGATGGATAAGAACACAAGGCGGCGGCGGCGGGAGCTGGGGAGCTGTCACGGAGGCTGTCCATAG